One stretch of Methanobrevibacter ruminantium DNA includes these proteins:
- a CDS encoding flippase has translation MNQIKTIFKNVSWVTLSQIVTNVFAFFWTILIARYLGVTQYGIFSFVLSLVMIIGIGEDIGITTYTTRELARNRSLTQKFINNILPIKLILSLILLVLTIVSLHLLGYDLLTLELTFIIFFETIFLTNANFLSGVFQAHENLKPSSIGSIICSSVLLTSTVIVVIFDLGVVCIAISYVLANLCFFAYLFKNIWNVFEFPKFDFDFNFWRKAILKSLPFGLTMFFYGIYFSIDVVMISWLANDYATGLYNAVYKIISVFSAFYLVYQYVIYPLMSKLYSKDPNLLKLSFNQSIKYSLLILLPIIIGMYFYSPYLIDLIYTNQYALASLAMQILIWAVIFLFINGVATSLLNSIGKEFSVTKIYIMAAIFNVALNYLLIPKYTYIGASVATVLSEILILGLMMYAISKTDYKPDVSLLKTVIKLVISGMILGIVLYYINVSLWLAIPIGLVVYVFALFITHSIDDTDKLIVNELLNR, from the coding sequence ATGAATCAGATAAAAACTATATTTAAAAATGTTAGTTGGGTCACTTTATCTCAAATAGTTACAAATGTTTTTGCATTTTTTTGGACAATCCTCATTGCAAGATATTTGGGAGTAACACAATATGGGATTTTTTCATTTGTACTTTCTTTAGTAATGATTATTGGAATTGGTGAAGACATAGGTATTACAACATACACCACTCGGGAATTAGCACGTAATAGGTCACTCACTCAAAAATTTATAAATAATATTTTGCCAATAAAATTAATCTTATCTTTAATTTTACTAGTATTAACAATAGTTTCATTACATCTGTTAGGTTATGATTTATTAACTCTTGAATTAACGTTCATTATATTCTTTGAAACAATATTCTTAACTAATGCTAATTTTTTATCAGGAGTTTTTCAAGCGCATGAAAACTTAAAGCCAAGTTCTATTGGATCAATAATATGTAGTTCAGTATTGCTCACTTCAACTGTTATAGTGGTGATATTCGATTTAGGGGTTGTTTGTATAGCTATTTCTTATGTATTAGCGAATTTATGTTTCTTTGCCTATTTATTTAAAAATATTTGGAATGTTTTCGAATTTCCAAAATTTGATTTTGATTTTAATTTTTGGAGAAAAGCTATTCTAAAATCATTACCCTTCGGTTTAACTATGTTTTTTTATGGTATTTATTTCTCTATTGATGTTGTTATGATTTCTTGGTTGGCAAATGATTATGCAACTGGATTATATAATGCAGTATATAAAATTATTTCTGTATTTTCAGCATTTTATTTAGTTTATCAATATGTAATTTATCCATTAATGAGTAAATTATATTCTAAAGATCCAAATCTTTTAAAATTAAGTTTTAATCAATCTATTAAATATTCATTATTGATTTTATTGCCGATAATTATTGGAATGTATTTCTATTCCCCATATCTAATTGATTTAATTTATACTAATCAGTATGCTTTAGCTTCTCTGGCTATGCAAATACTTATTTGGGCAGTCATATTTTTATTTATTAATGGTGTAGCAACATCCTTGCTAAATTCTATAGGAAAAGAATTCAGTGTAACAAAAATCTATATTATGGCCGCTATATTTAATGTTGCTTTAAATTATTTATTAATTCCGAAATATACGTATATCGGTGCATCAGTAGCTACTGTGTTAAGTGAAATATTAATTTTAGGGCTTATGATGTATGCAATATCTAAAACTGACTATAAACCTGATGTTTCCTTATTAAAAACAGTTATAAAATTAGTCATTAGTGGAATGATCCTAGGCATTGTTTTATATTACATTAATGTTTCATTATGGTTAGCAATCCCAATTGGTCTTGTTGTATATGTTTTTGCTTTATTTATCACTCATTCTATTGATGATACTGATAAACTCATAGTTAATGAATTATTGAATAGATAA